A region of Allocoleopsis franciscana PCC 7113 DNA encodes the following proteins:
- a CDS encoding SDR family NAD(P)-dependent oxidoreductase: protein MTQSPPLAEQVILITGASTGIGAALARRLAQQFLGIRLVLAARNQEKLQAVATDCEKVGAQVLVVATDLAQLEQVKALPQKAIDHFGRVDVLVNNAGYGQMGPMELISPEDAQRQFAVNFHAPLILSQALIPTLREQGGGRIINVSSLGGRVAFPAGGMYSPSKFALEALSDVMRMELGAFNIKVSVIEPGPVTTDFFSVAGGKVDLNIPEAGRKLYRAAIEGIKDIEQQTALLAWSSERVADVIIRALTSRHPRPRYVAATGGKMMLFLMRKLLPTPLVDLFWKRFYKIDQVEKEWKSLAQRVR, encoded by the coding sequence ATGACTCAGTCTCCCCCCCTAGCCGAACAAGTTATTTTAATTACTGGTGCTTCCACCGGGATTGGTGCAGCTCTCGCCCGACGGTTAGCCCAGCAATTTTTGGGTATTCGCTTAGTCCTTGCCGCCCGTAATCAGGAGAAATTACAAGCTGTCGCGACTGATTGTGAAAAAGTGGGTGCACAAGTCCTGGTTGTGGCAACTGACCTCGCTCAACTCGAACAGGTCAAAGCCCTTCCTCAAAAAGCGATTGACCACTTTGGTCGAGTAGATGTCCTGGTGAATAATGCCGGCTACGGACAGATGGGGCCGATGGAATTAATTTCACCGGAAGATGCCCAACGGCAATTTGCCGTCAATTTTCATGCGCCGTTAATCTTGAGTCAGGCGTTAATCCCCACCCTGCGAGAGCAGGGGGGTGGACGAATTATCAATGTCTCATCCCTCGGCGGTCGGGTGGCATTTCCGGCGGGGGGGATGTATAGCCCTTCTAAATTTGCCCTAGAAGCCTTGAGTGATGTGATGCGGATGGAATTAGGGGCATTTAACATTAAAGTCAGTGTGATTGAACCCGGCCCCGTAACCACAGACTTTTTTAGTGTGGCTGGTGGTAAAGTCGATCTGAATATACCGGAGGCAGGACGAAAGCTTTATCGAGCAGCGATTGAGGGCATCAAAGACATTGAACAGCAAACGGCACTTCTGGCTTGGAGTTCAGAACGGGTGGCAGATGTGATTATTCGGGCACTCACCTCGCGCCACCCCCGTCCCCGCTACGTGGCGGCGACTGGAGGAAAGATGATGCTGTTTTTGATGAGGAAACTCCTACCAACTCCACTGGTAGACCTGTTCTGGAAACGCTTCTACAAAATCGACCAAGTGGAGAAAGAGTGGAAAAGTTTGGCTCAAAGGGTAAGGTAG
- a CDS encoding DUF928 domain-containing protein — protein MINKKLSHLPKTLAMGLTVVGVYSHLPLPTQATTAPTPSTLSVVSTASSAAKTQPSFLRFQLAQTPGQLASRSAGAPFKTTPLLKDRGAPAPGKRVGGASRGSCPRASKNLTALVPVIPTLPTDSVLGLTFAEHPTLWFYVPYSLTATRPVEFILLDDKGTELYRTLLSESGTAPGVMGFKIPETVAPLAVNKRYKWYLTVFCDANERSDFRSVDGWVQRVALDPKLQQTLEHANPQQKAVLYTQAGVWHEAVTTLAQMHRQNPNNAILQQQWQELMQLIDLGAIAPEPITSMLTPKKSAPD, from the coding sequence ATGATTAACAAAAAGTTATCTCATCTCCCCAAAACCCTAGCGATGGGTTTGACTGTTGTTGGAGTGTATAGCCATCTGCCACTACCCACCCAGGCGACAACTGCACCAACCCCATCGACTTTATCGGTTGTTTCAACAGCCTCGTCTGCGGCGAAAACCCAACCCTCCTTCCTCCGGTTCCAACTTGCTCAGACACCCGGACAACTCGCCAGTCGCAGCGCAGGGGCACCATTTAAGACCACACCCTTGCTCAAAGACAGAGGCGCACCCGCACCCGGTAAACGAGTGGGTGGAGCCAGCCGGGGTAGTTGTCCAAGAGCCAGCAAGAATCTCACCGCTTTGGTGCCTGTGATTCCAACTCTTCCTACTGACTCTGTGTTGGGCTTAACCTTTGCTGAGCATCCCACCTTGTGGTTTTATGTTCCCTATTCCTTAACAGCCACACGCCCTGTTGAGTTCATCCTGTTAGATGACAAAGGTACGGAACTTTACAGAACCTTGCTATCGGAGTCGGGCACCGCGCCTGGAGTCATGGGCTTCAAGATTCCAGAAACAGTGGCACCCCTGGCGGTTAACAAGCGCTATAAGTGGTACCTGACCGTTTTTTGCGATGCGAATGAGCGTAGTGATTTTAGGTCTGTGGATGGCTGGGTACAACGGGTTGCCCTCGACCCCAAACTCCAACAGACGTTAGAGCACGCAAACCCCCAACAGAAGGCTGTTCTTTATACCCAAGCCGGTGTCTGGCACGAGGCTGTAACCACTCTTGCCCAAATGCATCGCCAGAATCCCAACAATGCTATCCTGCAACAGCAGTGGCAAGAATTAATGCAATTGATTGATTTAGGTGCAATTGCTCCGGAACCCATTACCTCAATGCTTACTCCTAAGAAATCAGCCCCAGATTAA
- the crtA gene encoding cyanoexosortase A → MTQLSKVKVLPGFNFWIVGIAVGLIALHLTLTLKANNLDLLSTSLVFWAAVSSLVWDKKNQLRTESGIFSTFLGASLLTSVLLKSASVPGNDIFLRFSPFISALSLALLVSGAKGLKQYWQELLLLGFISIPQGLVHRFLDLSLLTAKFSASLLSGLGFSVARQGIFITLPTAKVEVASGCSGVNGMLQLLGLSLLFLFMFPQTNRKQKIFLPFLAVFIAFIVNGIRVAILTLLVANSNSEAFDYWHLGTGSQIFPLIGVFIFGLFCWFFILRKPAKTQLKSEG, encoded by the coding sequence ATGACTCAACTGAGCAAGGTAAAAGTCTTACCAGGATTCAACTTCTGGATAGTTGGAATAGCTGTCGGTTTAATTGCACTCCACTTGACTTTAACCCTAAAGGCAAACAATTTGGATTTACTCAGTACCAGTCTTGTCTTTTGGGCGGCTGTCTCATCTCTAGTCTGGGATAAAAAAAATCAACTCCGTACAGAAAGTGGCATTTTCTCTACCTTTTTAGGCGCATCACTGCTAACTTCAGTACTTCTCAAGAGTGCCTCAGTACCGGGAAATGATATTTTTCTTCGCTTCTCGCCCTTTATTTCCGCCTTAAGTTTGGCTTTATTGGTATCGGGTGCCAAAGGATTAAAACAGTATTGGCAAGAACTGCTGCTCCTTGGTTTTATTAGCATTCCACAAGGTTTGGTACATCGATTCTTAGATCTCAGTCTGTTAACCGCTAAATTCTCTGCTTCTCTGCTTAGTGGTTTGGGATTTTCAGTTGCTCGCCAAGGTATTTTTATCACCCTGCCAACCGCAAAAGTAGAGGTAGCTTCGGGCTGTAGTGGAGTGAATGGTATGCTTCAGTTACTGGGACTTTCTTTGCTTTTCTTATTTATGTTTCCCCAAACCAATCGGAAACAGAAAATTTTTCTGCCATTTCTGGCTGTGTTTATTGCTTTTATTGTTAATGGCATTCGGGTTGCCATCTTAACTCTACTTGTCGCAAACTCAAATTCAGAAGCCTTTGATTATTGGCACTTAGGAACTGGCTCTCAAATCTTTCCTCTGATTGGGGTATTCATTTTTGGCTTGTTTTGTTGGTTTTTCATCCTAAGAAAGCCAGCCAAAACTCAACTAAAGTCTGAAGGATAA
- a CDS encoding DUF928 domain-containing protein, with the protein MINKTSSERQKSSTLSWATSWAFALIVAGAYASIPRQSLATPVQTQSTPVVSTVTPTPVEATPPSCVKLQLAQLEKQQVQRSTPQGDSRPGGDVLAQNPPQNPPKDRGAPAPGQRTGGATRGRCPSASKPLTALVPIISASSDKSQHPVLASTPTGSVLGLTVVSHPTFWFYVPYSITSERPVEFILKDDRDNIIYQTLLSESATAPGVVGFKLPNTVKPLEVNKRYNWFLTIACTPPSSISSDQQEPVKIFVSGWVERVTLDPSLQRELDKATPQQQALLYAKGGIWYEAVTNLAELRRQKPNDVTLKAEWAKLLRSINLEAIASEPITSMLTPKK; encoded by the coding sequence ATGATTAACAAAACATCATCCGAACGACAGAAAAGCTCAACGCTTAGCTGGGCTACCTCTTGGGCATTTGCTCTGATCGTTGCTGGGGCGTATGCGAGTATTCCTCGACAAAGCCTTGCCACTCCTGTACAAACCCAATCGACCCCGGTCGTCTCGACAGTAACGCCGACTCCGGTTGAGGCAACTCCACCCTCTTGTGTGAAACTACAACTGGCTCAGCTTGAAAAACAACAGGTTCAGCGAAGTACACCCCAGGGTGATTCTCGCCCTGGTGGAGATGTTCTTGCTCAGAATCCACCTCAAAACCCTCCAAAAGACCGAGGCGCACCTGCACCAGGGCAACGGACAGGTGGGGCGACGCGTGGAAGGTGTCCATCTGCCAGCAAGCCTCTTACGGCTTTGGTGCCGATTATTTCAGCCTCTTCGGATAAGAGTCAACACCCAGTTCTCGCCAGCACTCCCACCGGGTCAGTTTTGGGTTTAACCGTCGTCTCCCATCCAACGTTTTGGTTTTATGTTCCTTATTCCATCACGTCTGAACGTCCCGTTGAGTTTATCCTCAAGGATGATCGGGACAACATCATTTATCAAACGTTGTTATCCGAGTCGGCAACTGCGCCCGGTGTAGTCGGTTTCAAGCTTCCTAATACAGTGAAACCCCTGGAGGTCAACAAACGGTATAACTGGTTCCTCACTATCGCTTGTACTCCACCATCATCGATCTCTAGCGATCAACAAGAGCCGGTCAAGATCTTTGTTTCAGGCTGGGTAGAACGGGTGACTCTTGATCCCTCACTCCAACGGGAGTTAGACAAAGCGACACCCCAACAGCAGGCTCTTCTTTATGCCAAAGGCGGCATTTGGTACGAGGCTGTAACCAATCTGGCTGAGCTACGTCGTCAAAAACCAAACGATGTCACCCTAAAGGCAGAATGGGCTAAATTGTTGCGATCGATTAACTTAGAGGCGATCGCATCTGAACCGATTACCTCCATGCTGACTCCGAAAAAATAA
- a CDS encoding cyanoexosortase A system-associated protein produces the protein MSSWKTIRIWLLGVLFIGVLCVLVKSIVFPPSQQSSVTPFVFPSTIPLPQWQLVDSVPLKITDDSTFLASRRYRYQQNPLTLTIDMHYIIQSSGDVQDFLKKHIFSEKSGASILIKEKSGVGFHALFTKEGTAYLTSCINPRGGSTVTFDQFRENRNVYDVKPGRIMLWLLGFQELRDFRCMWNMLSVPVERNQREEAYSLLESVWFSWYAWWQPRFPKP, from the coding sequence ATGAGTTCATGGAAAACGATTAGAATTTGGCTGCTGGGGGTTCTTTTTATTGGGGTTTTGTGCGTTCTGGTTAAGTCAATTGTTTTTCCGCCTAGCCAGCAATCAAGCGTAACTCCTTTTGTTTTTCCTAGTACAATTCCCTTACCTCAGTGGCAGTTGGTAGATAGTGTACCGTTGAAAATCACGGATGATTCGACTTTTTTAGCGAGTCGGCGTTATCGATATCAACAAAATCCCCTCACCCTGACTATTGATATGCATTATATTATTCAATCATCAGGGGATGTTCAAGATTTTTTAAAAAAGCATATTTTCTCGGAAAAATCGGGCGCATCAATTCTCATTAAGGAAAAATCAGGTGTGGGTTTTCATGCTCTTTTCACTAAGGAAGGAACAGCTTACCTCACTTCTTGTATTAATCCGCGTGGTGGTAGTACTGTAACGTTTGATCAATTTAGAGAAAACCGGAATGTTTATGATGTCAAGCCGGGTCGTATAATGCTTTGGTTACTTGGTTTTCAAGAATTGCGAGACTTCCGCTGTATGTGGAATATGCTGTCTGTGCCTGTGGAGAGAAATCAACGGGAGGAAGCTTATTCTCTTTTGGAATCTGTATGGTTTTCTTGGTATGCATGGTGGCAGCCACGGTTCCCGAAACCTTAG
- a CDS encoding ATP-grasp domain-containing protein — protein MDLLEYQAKELFREIGIPVLPSQRIDHPTDLKRLEIPYPVVLKSQVPTGGRGRAGGIRFVENTIDAIAAARAIFNLPILGRYPQVLLAESRYDAERELFLAVILDYTLGRPVLLGSSQGGINVEAVIQHMQKVVVEQEFSSFYARRLALKMGLQGQLIESVSGVIQKMYQLFLQKDLDLVEINPLGISSTGEVMALDGKIAANDNALGRHTELASLASIIPNSSSQRVPNLNWTDTEGNIGILCNDACLAAATLDLVYQEHGKPASCLILDGSTRWDVPAESSPVQQLQSALKQITEAKGIKVILVNILSSANASEQVAQVIANYLLPKVGEVSALKAVEQADRPRGMTARTHRTQNNGTHTLSKQPVSLSPLPHFVIRIVGGQIDSAKERLAAIPVHWRDNLDEAVAQAISLANSKVRQS, from the coding sequence ATGGACTTATTAGAGTACCAAGCGAAAGAATTATTTCGCGAGATTGGCATCCCTGTTTTGCCGTCTCAACGCATCGACCATCCTACCGACCTCAAGCGCTTAGAAATTCCTTATCCGGTCGTCCTCAAGTCTCAGGTGCCTACAGGAGGAAGGGGTAGAGCCGGTGGTATCCGCTTTGTGGAAAATACCATTGATGCGATCGCGGCAGCAAGAGCTATTTTCAACCTTCCGATTCTCGGTCGCTATCCCCAAGTCCTGCTCGCCGAATCCCGCTATGATGCTGAGCGGGAATTGTTTCTCGCCGTCATCCTCGACTATACCCTTGGGCGTCCTGTCCTCTTAGGGTCTTCCCAAGGAGGCATTAACGTAGAAGCCGTGATTCAACACATGCAAAAGGTAGTGGTGGAGCAAGAATTCTCCTCCTTTTATGCGCGGCGTCTCGCCCTGAAAATGGGACTCCAAGGACAGCTCATTGAGTCGGTTAGTGGGGTTATCCAAAAAATGTACCAGCTATTTCTCCAAAAAGACCTGGACTTAGTGGAAATTAATCCCCTAGGCATTAGTTCCACGGGTGAGGTGATGGCATTGGATGGCAAAATTGCGGCAAATGACAATGCTTTGGGGCGTCATACCGAGTTAGCCAGCTTGGCATCCATTATTCCGAATAGCTCCTCTCAGCGAGTGCCTAACCTCAACTGGACGGACACAGAAGGCAATATTGGGATTTTGTGTAACGATGCTTGTCTGGCTGCTGCGACCTTAGATTTGGTCTACCAAGAACATGGGAAACCCGCTAGTTGTCTGATTTTGGACGGGTCTACCCGTTGGGACGTGCCAGCCGAGTCCTCTCCCGTACAACAACTGCAAAGTGCGCTCAAGCAAATTACAGAAGCCAAAGGGATTAAAGTTATCTTAGTCAACATTTTGAGCAGTGCGAACGCCAGTGAACAAGTGGCTCAGGTCATTGCGAATTATTTGCTTCCTAAAGTGGGGGAAGTGTCTGCGCTCAAGGCAGTAGAGCAGGCAGATAGACCGAGGGGAATGACGGCTCGGACTCATCGTACTCAAAATAATGGGACTCATACGCTCTCTAAGCAACCTGTATCTCTCAGTCCGCTCCCTCACTTTGTCATCCGGATTGTGGGAGGGCAAATTGACTCGGCTAAAGAACGTCTGGCAGCGATACCGGTACATTGGAGGGATAACTTGGATGAGGCAGTAGCCCAAGCGATTTCCCTGGCCAACTCCAAGGTGAGGCAGTCTTAA
- a CDS encoding MinD/ParA family ATP-binding protein, translating to MPKVVSIHSYRGGTGKSNFTANLATTIAMQGNRVGIVDTDVPSPGIHNLFSLEPENTNKTLNHYLWGEIPIEEAAYDVSANVELKGDGKIFLVPSSFKADDIARILKEGYDVSLLHDGFRKLVKGLQLDYLFIDTHPGLSKETFLSIAISHILILILRPDKQDYQGTAVTVDVAKQLKVRKMLLAINKVLSKLNFDALQQKVEETYNLPVAGIFPLSEDVVQLASEGVFCIKNPDHVVSKEFRKVAQQIMA from the coding sequence ATGCCTAAGGTTGTCTCAATTCACTCATACCGGGGTGGCACCGGCAAATCAAACTTCACAGCTAACCTGGCAACAACAATTGCCATGCAAGGGAATCGAGTAGGTATCGTTGACACCGATGTTCCTTCCCCTGGAATTCACAATCTTTTCAGCTTAGAGCCAGAAAATACAAACAAGACGCTCAATCATTATCTGTGGGGCGAAATTCCGATAGAAGAAGCTGCCTATGATGTTAGTGCGAATGTCGAACTTAAAGGGGATGGCAAGATTTTTCTAGTTCCTTCTAGCTTCAAAGCCGATGATATTGCCCGAATTCTCAAGGAGGGATACGATGTAAGCTTATTGCATGATGGGTTTCGCAAGTTGGTGAAGGGTCTGCAACTCGACTATCTGTTCATTGATACGCACCCAGGTTTATCGAAAGAAACCTTTCTTTCTATTGCCATCTCTCATATCTTAATTTTGATTTTGCGTCCTGATAAACAGGATTATCAAGGGACAGCCGTGACGGTGGATGTGGCTAAGCAGCTCAAGGTTCGCAAAATGCTACTAGCGATCAACAAGGTATTAAGCAAACTCAATTTTGATGCCTTGCAGCAAAAGGTGGAAGAAACTTACAACCTCCCGGTAGCCGGGATTTTCCCCTTGTCAGAAGATGTGGTGCAGCTAGCAAGCGAAGGCGTTTTCTGCATTAAGAACCCCGACCATGTTGTGAGCAAAGAATTTAGAAAGGTAGCACAGCAGATTATGGCCTAA
- the aat gene encoding leucyl/phenylalanyl-tRNA--protein transferase, with protein sequence MAFDIPSLIQGYAQGYFLMADETGDLGWYTSRHRAIIPLDDRFRYPTSLRRVLNQERFSIAINRDFKGVIAGCANRESTWISTQLKEIYWSLYKAGWAYSFETWQDDELAGGILGIVIGGAFIGESMFYRIPEGSKVALVKLVEQLRSRGFILFDAQMNNPHLARFGAQTISEQNYQSLLQQALQRTCSLD encoded by the coding sequence ATGGCATTTGATATTCCTTCCCTAATTCAGGGATATGCCCAAGGCTACTTCTTGATGGCAGATGAAACTGGCGATTTAGGCTGGTACACCAGTCGCCACCGGGCGATCATTCCCCTGGATGACCGATTTCGCTATCCAACGTCATTGCGTCGCGTCCTTAATCAGGAGCGGTTTAGCATAGCAATTAACCGTGACTTTAAAGGTGTGATTGCGGGTTGTGCAAATCGAGAATCCACCTGGATTTCTACCCAGCTGAAGGAGATTTATTGGTCACTTTATAAAGCGGGTTGGGCTTATAGCTTTGAAACTTGGCAAGATGATGAGTTGGCAGGAGGAATTTTAGGAATTGTGATTGGTGGAGCCTTCATTGGTGAATCTATGTTTTATCGGATTCCTGAAGGCTCCAAGGTCGCGCTAGTGAAGTTAGTGGAACAGTTGCGATCGCGAGGGTTTATCCTATTTGATGCTCAGATGAACAACCCCCACCTCGCTCGTTTCGGTGCCCAAACCATTAGTGAACAGAACTATCAATCGTTGTTACAGCAGGCATTGCAGCGCACATGTTCTTTGGATTGA
- a CDS encoding succinate--CoA ligase subunit alpha, with the protein MNLTPNSKVLVQGITQPLGSYYTARMKAYGTNVVAGVSAGQGGQELHGIPVFDLVEQVLPQTGPIEASIIFVESYRVLDAALEAMDAEIPLIILVTEGVPPLDMVRLLRKAEATGTVIVGPSSSGIIVPGKVLLGAQESEFYTPGPVGLIARAGALAYEVALGLTHAKLGQSMAVNLGSAAIVGSSFCQWLQILAMDKSTKVIVLVDQTGGLSDDATAEYIAQAIDKPVIAYVAGSYTPLDKQISDASAIIAAQLSGPITNASTAQHKVAAFKQANIPVAERPSQIPELVRKALKKG; encoded by the coding sequence ATTAACTTGACGCCAAACAGCAAAGTCTTGGTTCAAGGCATTACCCAGCCTTTAGGTTCCTACTACACCGCTCGCATGAAAGCCTATGGTACCAATGTCGTGGCTGGGGTGAGTGCCGGTCAGGGAGGGCAAGAACTTCATGGTATTCCTGTCTTTGACTTGGTCGAACAGGTGCTGCCTCAGACAGGACCCATTGAGGCGAGCATTATTTTTGTGGAATCCTACCGAGTTCTGGATGCTGCACTCGAAGCGATGGATGCAGAGATTCCGCTGATTATTTTGGTGACAGAGGGTGTTCCCCCCCTGGATATGGTTCGCCTCCTGCGGAAAGCTGAGGCCACAGGGACTGTGATTGTGGGGCCAAGTAGTTCGGGTATTATTGTGCCGGGAAAAGTCTTGCTAGGTGCTCAGGAGAGCGAATTTTATACGCCCGGACCCGTTGGCTTGATTGCGCGTGCTGGTGCCCTGGCTTATGAAGTGGCGCTAGGGTTAACCCATGCCAAACTCGGACAATCCATGGCGGTTAATCTGGGTAGTGCGGCTATTGTTGGGTCTTCTTTTTGTCAATGGCTACAGATTTTAGCCATGGATAAAAGTACGAAAGTTATTGTTTTAGTGGATCAAACCGGTGGTTTGAGCGATGACGCAACCGCTGAGTACATTGCCCAGGCTATTGATAAACCTGTGATTGCTTATGTGGCTGGAAGTTATACACCCTTGGACAAACAAATTAGTGATGCTAGTGCCATTATTGCGGCTCAGCTATCAGGGCCAATTACCAATGCCAGCACGGCCCAGCACAAAGTGGCAGCTTTTAAGCAAGCGAATATCCCTGTGGCAGAGCGTCCTTCTCAGATTCCTGAGTTGGTGAGAAAGGCACTCAAAAAAGGTTGA